TCAACTTCAACCAATATTCTCTATGAAATGGGTTTATGGGGtatgtttcattttcagtTCCATCTTTATTATCTCATTTCCTTGTGCCTTCGAACCTATAAATGAAGTTCAATGGTTTAACATCACCGCTTTCTCAAGTACCGCCATTAAGTTCTTTTTCATCCGTGTTCTTTCTGCCATTTCTTAGAATCGAATAGCCGAGAGAGtactttattaattatttgttgtgATTAGGTAGATTTCACTTCTTCAAAGAGGAATTATGAATTTAGAGAATGCataatctcaaattttctattgtgttctttctcattttttgcTTGCatgtctttttgttttaattttcagtACTTACTCATGTCTATATCttctattattttcattttccaaggCATTGAAGTGAAACCAAGCAAACTTTACCCTTGCCATTCTGATAATGTCATGGGAAAGCTTCGGAGAACTCAGGTTTGTTTGGGCGCTAGCATCTCTCTCgagatgaaaaattattaggaTTGATGTTTTCGATTtcaaaaaatcatatttgtgTAGTCAACATATCATGATGACATTTTActgtttatttgaaatttattgtttcattGTTCAAGttgatgggtttttttttttatttgagcttAGTGCTGTGATTTTGGGTATTCTAGCTCCAGTTTGCATTTTTCTAAATCTGATTATATTACGGCGGTGTTATACGGTGAGCCAGTGAGTTAGATTGgattttaatttgtgtttctttttagtaTGATTACAatggaatttttttactaatttgtCACTTTTTGATAAGTCAGGCAACTTTGGGACTTGGCTCATCGAAAGAAAGAAGCATCGTTTAGTGTTTTATGTCGAATTAATTGAACTCAAGGCATCACTTACGATAGGgattgttgtttttgtttgccTTAGTCTATTTATTGGATCGATCATGACCACACAAGAATCGCAGGATATACAAGGCCTTTCAAGTTTTTGGATGGTGcatctatctttttttttttttaatagaaaaggTTGATTTAtagttgagaaaaaatgaaagcataaaagaaaaagacccTGTGAAACCCCTCTAAAGAAAGATTTTCTAACTACGTAACATACTAACTCCaagataattacaaaaatgtctTCAAAACTGCAGCTACACATTgttactaaatttaaattgttactAAAAATGAggtaattttcaaaagtgaaaatttgacaaaatatttacaagctacaCGTTCTATGAATAACAAACATGTGATAGGCCAATGATATTCTATCATTGACATTGGATAGTCAGTGATAGAAGTATCTCACTGGCAATCATGGATAAAATccataatttttgttatagcttgtaaatattttaatttattttgctattttaaaaaatgtcccttaaaaatatgtattatgtattatttaataaatttttgataaatagttcaaaatataaaaaatgtgaaactattgaatttatctttgttattattttagggGTAggatctaaaatttgaattcaaaacgttgttaaacatatttattataaattatataataaattgttaattaattgatttaaatagcAATAATCGAAAATATGCTAGAGAGTACAATCATATTTTTAGGAGATGTTGGTATCATCTTCTCTTGCatgaaaatatgatatttagttaagattttaacaaaccttgatgttttcaaatataatgtattCGTGAATCTGTGATATTctgcttcatttttttaacttaatgTGAATATGTACTCTTTCAAACCTAACTTCAATAAACTAAcgtccaaaattttaaaatattaataaaataagatgactatattaaagaaaaatacctAAATTTTAGGATGTCACAGTGTACGCAGTGTTTTCAACTTGTAAATCGATAAAAATACACTGTATTTGTATAATAAGATTTAAACTGTAGTGAGTGGCATATTCAAACTTATTCAGATAATGAGGATGTATTTAACCGtgttaaatttcaacaaatctaATACATTTGTTTCATGGGGTGAATTTTGAGATTTGGGTACGTtcaaatacaatgtatttcTAGCAGTACTAACAAATACAGAGTCAACaaccaatatatattttctatttgtttttgtctCGTGTGAACTAGGGATGACTAATCAAGAGAAAAAGTCTTTGCGAGAAAAGTTGGTAGTTTGTGAAAGAAGTTATGCGATAAGACTTTGGAAAGCTGTTAAGTGGTAGGAATTATTCGCATAATGGTATTAGGCGAGAAGAAAAGTTTGGGGAGAAGatgtcaaatctgatttgacaAGGGCTAACGTGTAGGAATAAGGTTTTAAGCATGACtacaataaatagaaattttacaagtttaaGGTTGAAGTAGGAGCTAACAATCGGATAAAGAACTAGGGATGACTAATCCAGATTAAAATAGTAGTATAATAGAGGATTTGGGTAACTAAGTAGAGGATGATGaaagttttgttgaaatgctAAAATGTTGTCACTTGGTCTCCATGAGAAGATTTTGCGTGAAGAGGAAAGTTGAAGGGTcagtgtttttctttcaaagttttgTGAGTGTTATCCTTAATATtctatatcaaatattttcttataaatcttTACTAATTTGAGTTAAtgattttgattcaaaatgatttctaaaagagatttatatgaaaaagtgTTATAATGTTCAAAGCATGATTTGATCTTAATGTTTACGATATAGTTTGCAAATCATTAGTTACTTCTTTTGAATAAGCTAACTTTTATGTTCACACAAAGAGTTAAATGTCACCATGAGTGTATGGAACTGCGTGGTGAAGAAGCTAGCTTATGCGTTGAAAGAAGCGTATAATGTTTAGTGGTCGAGCAACAAGGACTAATCATGACACTCTCAGATGTTGATAAAAGAAGCGTATAATGTTTAGCGGTCGAGCAACAAGGACTAATCATGATACTCTCAGATGTTGATGATTCAATAGTCTAAACGCGAAGTTATGTGATCTAGCATAGAGAGTGATTTGGGATCCTTGACAAAATGATTTGTTAAGCGTCGAGAgttattttatgtatattttttatttattgaatttttccttttttcaatCATGCACTATTTTGTTCGATtccaattcaatttaaattaaataaaattgttaaaagctaaacaaccaaattactaaataattatatagaatgccaaattaaaattaaatatattataattaaatgttaCATTGTCTAACAATTTCGAACgcttgaaaaaaattacatagaaATAAATACACATTTATCTCAATATGGCCATGGACGCCGTAATACTATAGGTCCACTCCTACAAtgacacaaaattaaatttagatataacCGAATGATACAGAGTAAACAAcggtaaaattaaaaaatatgtatcaCACCCTCTAATGAGTCTCAATTTGTGTTCATACATCTATTGTATGGACACCTTATTCGTCTATAAGCATCAACATGAAACTTGacaatctttaaaaaatgggACACTCCCTCTCTATACTCAACCAAAAACTTATTTCTAACTTTTATCCAACTATTATCCATCGTTAAAGACCTAAGAcataaatatgtttgattaGTGGCATATTCCTTCTCTCAAACCCTAATCTTAAGTTATTACTCCATGAAGAAACTTTGTCTAATCCCCAAAATTTTCACTCAAGCTAAGTTTAAACTACAAATGATCAAACATAACTGCATGAtaaccaaaacaaattaacCCCAAAAAACTActaataaattcaaaactaaGTTTAATTTGCACCAAAGAGGCTACCATAACTACAATATAGTCATACGAAATCAACAACAAACTATTTCAATCTTTACAAGCtacccaacaaacaaaacaactaagaaataaacaatcccccccccccccccccccccaataCAATCccctcaaattttcaattcaatcttTCCcctctcaaattttcaattcaatcccaaattcaaattcaatctaaaattaatttttaaaaccaaaaaatacttaaaattcaaaatccacaccaaaactaaatcaaaaaactatttcaaaatctaaatcaaaaaactatttcaaaatctaaatcaaaatatacaCCAAAATCtaacataaaactaaactacCTACTAGAATTAGTAGATGTGGTGGCACACGACGAAAGAATGATGGCAGGGACGGCAACATGACAGACATGACaaactctcttcttcttggtCTCTCTCATTTTCCAAAGGGAAACTCCCAACATATAATGAAAACATCGGGATAACCCCATTCTCGACATCATTCGTCCAACGTCGATGGTAAATCTCCAATATACCAATGCATTACTAATGACGTTGAGAATTCGAATCTAGATTCTCAATGCCATACAGGACATGTCAGAGgaaagttaatatatatttaattctttcacCTATGTTGACGTCAGACGTTTATGTTAGTCACGTCAGGGATGGGCCACATTTGTCCGACGTCAGAAGAACGATGTCGGAATAAAGAATTTCTTATTTCCAAGGAAGATCtctcttcaatcttcattttttgaatAACATAAGtttgccttttttttatccatgtgaatatgaatataattaaaaattgatttaactGAAATGGTTGATTGCAGATAATAAACTTGAGCGGTAATAGGTTAAATTGATAGTTTAAGCCTCAAGGTGTTATATTGCAACAAAAACCACATAATTTAACGGTGGTTTGtgcaattttccaaaaatctAATGTTCttgacaaatattttgaattgaatttcatAGGTTGAATGAAGCTTTTGAATTCTTTCAAATTAAGAATTCGATCCTTCCGAAAAAGGAGAGAATCCTCGAAAAAGttattgttgaaaaaaataatattattatccCAAATTAAATGAGAACTTTAAATCTTCTTAAAGAGATCAAATCATCAAACATCAAGAATCATATCTCATCACAAAAAGTAggtaaaaaaagtttgttcaatttcaaataagtcaaattgaaaatgtttatatgaaaCAATTTACTGTTAATTCcctagtttagttttatttagcTGCACAATTTACCTTTAGGTTTTaactagaagaaattttaatatatttcacCATACAAGAAAATTCTTACAATTATAAAATCtctataatataaaaaagatttataaaatCTATAACTCAGACTTgttacttttacaaaatagTGCAAAATAAGCTAAGTTCATCGAATGTCAAAAATATACAATACATCTAATATATAAGATACACAACTGATATACATTCAAAAAACTTTATATACTACAAAATGTCATAGATTATCTCtgtaacaaatgaaaaaaaaaaaaaatgtatgccACAGCTTGAATATCCTATTCTTTGTTATTTGTCAACCAccacaaattttcataaaagaatATTGGATCGTCCActgaaaagaataaataaccATAGTGCTAGCTGAAATTTGTAAAGTCTTCAAATAAGTCAATAAAACACACATGGGGTTTGTATGTGTAATTAATGAGAAAGTAGAACAACTTATTGATACATATAGAAGTAAAAGCCAAATACATAACTAATGAAAGgcaagataaaataaaagggcAAATTGAAAGTAAAGTATTTAGTGAAGGGAATTAACAATAAGTTTGAAATCATGAAGAAACATAGCTCCATCTCCATCCCCATCAatcgaagccacaatagccaTGGAATCCTCAAGTGAAACATCCAACCCTAAATTCACAAACACATCATAAAGCTCTTCCCCACTCACAAGATCATCCTCATCTGCCTTTAGAGCCTCAAGAGCAATCTTCAAGTAGCTACCCAACTCCCCAACATCCATATTCTTTGCATTCATCTCTAAGAACTCCCCCATGCTTAGCAGCCCGTCTTTGTCGGCGTCACCTTCCTCCATCATCATGTTCACGTCTTCCTCACTCAGGTTGTACCCGAGCGAGCCCATGATCCCCCCAACCTCAGCTGACGAGATCAACCCGTCGTTGTCTGCATCAAATGCCCTAAACGCTTCTATTAGATTGAAGATGTGGCTAAGAGCCTCGGTGTCGACCAAGAGAGATCCGGCTTGTGCCATGGTTTGTATGAGTGTTAGGATATGAGTGTACTGCAAGATAGGCTTAGGAATGTAtttatctatctatatatatatacaagtaGGTCAAGAGTGTTAGTGTTTGCGTGCATAAAGAATAATgtgaaaggagaagaaaagtaagTTGTGAAATCTTATGCGGTTCAATTATTCATCCACTTTAAGGAATGAGATTCCTCCCCAAATTAACTTCAAACTGTTCACATCTCTATTTATTCATTAAAGTTAGCATATGATTCCCACGCAGAGCATTTGAGGTAGATGCCCAAATTGTAAATCTTTATCTTTGATAGTtttgtattataatttgaaCGGTTGCAATTTGATATTGTTTCATGCTATTgaatgtttgattttctttaattacttttgaTACAATACAGAGAATGtgaattattgattattatagCTCAATAATAgggaaaacaatatataatattacatcatttcattttttttacatcatttcattttttttttttttggaatattgAGGTAAATAAACCCTCAATCTTATTATtcaattgaaaggaaaaatctcatataaattattacaagTACTAAACGAATCGAAAGCTAAAGGATCTAAGTAGCATATTATGTGCATATAACTACAAGATCTAAGTAGCATGCATACTTAAAACAGAGAGTTGGTAGCTATACCTTTGTAGCTCAAATACTGTACCGGTTTGATGTCAAATCTAATCTCGAGCACAAGTCTGAATTACTAAAaagtcttttttattattctcaaGACTTAGAACAAGTGAGTGATTAATTagctaagtttttttttggagaTGACAAGgatgttaaaagaaatatctatTTAATGGAAAGATGTTGAATGTAcctattaaattattgtattttatttttttaaaaaaattagcttAGTTTTGAGTGAGGAAAGAATATtgaaagtgaaaatatttaacagAAAACACCAAGATAACTAAATCATAACAAAGTTCCATGTTCGCATGCATCTGATGCATGGATTGCTTCATCAAGGTGATAACACTTCATATTCCACTATCCTTATAGTGAAATCTCACTATAATCCACTTAAACTTGGAAAGAAAATACCACTAATGTGAGATTTTTccacttaaaataaaataatataaatatattgaataattaatctattttataataattaatctttaattatttttataaaatataactatataatataatacttaattaaacaatttaactataatttaatatctaatattaaattattattttatttgaaaatccCGATCAATTATGTTGttcttatttgaattttttatatttaaataataatcatcTCCCAATatcaaattgataattatatagaatattattaatgactcaatctcaatttcaaacaattccaattttattttacatatattgTTCTAAGGATTTGTTACGAGCTAGGAGAGGGACATGTGTGTAGAACCTACCGATCATGAGTTTCAATAATTTGAGACTAATtgtctaaacattttttaactaAGTTAATCGACATTCTTAGACTAATCAGGATTGTCCACCTATAACATATAGTTGCATTCTACTCGGTGTAGATATATTTGCGTCTATCTTATATGATCATAATTTGTAAGTCAACCATTTACACTATAAGAAAATGGGAATCTCCCAACGCACAAACGCGTCGAAAGATATACGAAAATGTGTTGAAAATGATCTCTCGACACATCAGGGAAAACTCCTGATGACATTTATACAACGTCGGAATTTACAACTCTCAATGTCGTATGGACGGTGTCAGGAGTTCTCCATGATCTTCCGACGTATCACATtgtggatatatatatatcgcTCACCCTGCATCACGTTTTTTACTGctacaattttatttgtttccaaATACTTAGTCTTTAATATTGTATAtgtgaaataaaatacataactGTTGttaatcaacaaaaatgtGTATGCTCATTAAATAATCtacagaagaaagagaagctgtttaaaatatttttagccAACATCAAGTGTGaatgaaaacaacaaattaatctCTAACATGGAATTTAcgaagttttaaaattaaatattaatggtGTAGAAATAAGtggtttttttagaataataaaaaaaagaaactacttatatttcatgaaaaaaaaatataaaaactactAAAGAACAAGAGCttgataatttatattatgtatACAACTATATTATTATACAGATGAGCCACTGGATTGTGCAAACaaattggaagaagagaaagaggcAATGCTATTGCTTAATTACActgataaataaatgaatatttcacCTTAATACACCAAATTCCATTCTTAACAAATATTTCCACTCTCTTCGTATCCCTTgcttcttcatcatctcttATCaacttctccattttcttttcattcataaaatcaTAAACCCAATATATCACTCAGTATCATTTCATCTTCATGTTctatttccatttcaaaattctttctaCAACCGATCATcttcattaataaaagaatCCCAAAGCTATAAACATCAACCTTCACTGTGATGGGCAAGCTTCTAAACCATTCACGAGCCACATACCCTTTTGTTCCTCTAATTGCTGTCATGGTTTGAGTTTGGTGTTTCTTCAGAAGTTTAGACAATCCAAAATCTGCAATTTTTGCACCATAACTATCATCAAGAAGAATGTTTTGCGGCTTTATATCACAATGAATGATCTGAGTACTGCACTCTTCATGTAAGTAACTTAACCCTCTTGCAATTCCTAAAACAAGCTGAATTCTTGTATACCAAGTTGGTTTTGAAGtctgtaaaagaaaatctgCAAGAGACCCATTTTCCATGAACTTTAACCAACATTCTGTGTTCTCCTtccataaaaatttaagaaaaatcatattcccaaagtctttatttcttttctgaGAATGTACGAATGCTAGCTGCCAAGTTGGTAACCTATTTCTTCAGGGATTTCAATGGATTTTCCATCGCTATCAGTAAAACCCACgtgaaaaaaatggataataCAAGCACTTTTGAAAAACATCAAAGGGTGCtgaaagaaaagtttgatattttCACACAGTATGAAATTTGTCCGGTTCAGATCCTaaacacaaattaattttctaaaccAAAGATTAAAAACCGAGATTCAAATGTCAAAAGCGAAACTCATTAATTCCAacaattcaattcaacaaaGAGGTATGGCAAAAATCCATCAAATAATCCgaagcaaaacaaaagaattagaaCATTGCATGGATTCAATTCAACAACATAAAACCCTATCCCTATGGAATGGTACTGGTGGAACTCCTCTTTGAATTCAAgtaaagaaaactttattgCTTCAAACGTAAGAACGAATTACAAGGAAAGAAGAATCAAATTGAGTAGATCTCAGTTGGAAGaacaatctctctctctgctATCCTATCTCTCAAGAAAGAGCATGAGCCAATCCACTCAACTGACTAACTAACTAACTTTCCCTCTTCCTCTCTAGCTTTATTTATTCTAATCCATGCCTAATGACCTTCTTAGTCTACTCCGTTTCgtgtcacaatcgtagcgtttcaacctcgagacggacgattgtgccgcacttgttctaactcgACGAACAAGTCAGCCAATCAAAATACAAGAGTTGTGGGTAACGTCGACGTATGTCGTAATCTTCCCTTTGcgttttaagaaaattttatttataaaacgcgagaaagaaagaaatacattgaaatataCGTTACGataagcattaaagactgtcaattgaaaggaaagagggttgcttgcaaagagtacaactaatgcttGGGCAGGGATTCAACTCGTATGTCTctcctatagtacattttgaacattttcaactCTGGCAgacttgcatatgaaaatgccgaaacgtcacacaAGTTTTATGACctagaatgaaaagcaaacaCCTAAACTAGTTATGGAAACTAAAGATGAGATAAACTGGGGGTAATTggagcatataaccaaaggtaaacacactttgaaaaaatatgtatgtgaCACTTCGCACATGCATTCCATGTGgtctccttctctttctttttccttctactATATTGATGTATGATAGGGGGTCTATCAAGTACCTCACAAATCTTTGGAGAGATGGTCGTTGAGAACGATGAGAATGAGATGGTAGAGTGAGTTAAGTGGTTGTCGAAGCTGTGGTTGTGGTTGATGTTTGTTGTTAAGTGTCATCATCGTCGTCGATATTTGCCATCGGTAGGTCTTCATCATCAAAGGAGAAATTTCCATGGTCATTGTGGGTTCGCGTAAATGTTCAAGTGGGCTTCGTGGAGATGAAAGAGTTTGAAGATAAAGAGAAAGTAGTGAgatggagagagaaaatagaaaaaatgtaaGGAACTCACTACGCATTGGTGGCAGCTTCCGGGAGTTCACAATTCCTGATGCCACAAATTAAACCATGTGTTGGGGAGCTTTCCACAATCTCTCCAACGCATATGGTAAAGCCTCGAGAGATACTCAATCTCCCGATGCTCCAATTTTACGTTGGGAGATACCATATCTCCCAACAATGTGAATCGACTTTGGGAGATTTGGAATTTCTTATAGTGGTAGGTTGTTCGTAATCTTGGTTTAAtcaatttaccattttacctCTAAGATTATATCTTATTTCTTAAGCCTTAGTTgatcctctaatgaacaattggtttaagatcCAACCTATTAACCGAATCCATCTtaggccaatgagagggtgaaCTCTTTTGTTCAAGATCATGGAATCAACACTTAAAGGAACAACCTATTTACTAACCTTAAAAGCGAGCATGAGTGAATTTCGTCTTGAACAAAAGGATAATCTCGAGTGACAAGAGTTCATATTTAGTCCAAGATTAATGTTGAGTTGCCTAAGCCATCAGTAGTCGAAATAGTcagtaattaattagttaaggTGTTATAAAGCAAAA
This is a stretch of genomic DNA from Cucumis sativus cultivar 9930 chromosome 4, Cucumber_9930_V3, whole genome shotgun sequence. It encodes these proteins:
- the LOC101216238 gene encoding probable calcium-binding protein CML29 gives rise to the protein MAQAGSLLVDTEALSHIFNLIEAFRAFDADNDGLISSAEVGGIMGSLGYNLSEEDVNMMMEEGDADKDGLLSMGEFLEMNAKNMDVGELGSYLKIALEALKADEDDLVSGEELYDVFVNLGLDVSLEDSMAIVASIDGDGDGAMFLHDFKLIVNSLH
- the LOC101214321 gene encoding G-type lectin S-receptor-like serine/threonine-protein kinase LECRK4, translating into MENGSLADFLLQTSKPTWYTRIQLVLGIARGLSYLHEECSTQIIHCDIKPQNILLDDSYGAKIADFGLSKLLKKHQTQTMTAIRGTKGYVAREWFRSLPITVKVDVYSFGILLLMKMIGCRKNFEMEIEHEDEMILSDILGL